A genomic window from Archaeoglobus profundus DSM 5631 includes:
- a CDS encoding flagellin, with protein MRLFKDRRGFTGLEAAITLIAFITVAAVFSYILLGAGFFSTQKGQEVVHTGVQQVSSSVEIIGSIIGYGNTTGGYLNGTTLTIQLAAGGQPIDLNKTIITVSSPKHGWSVDLSYNKSNDLNSLNDSADGSHYGVYWVTNVNNPGNPADADNYLEEFEKAQIYIDFEDIYRDLLNEYKNPQLEPNEVFLIEIKPPMGATYPLELKVPPTIDPTMVLLQ; from the coding sequence GTGAGGTTGTTTAAAGATAGAAGGGGATTTACTGGTCTTGAAGCAGCGATAACGCTGATAGCGTTCATTACAGTTGCAGCGGTCTTCAGCTACATACTGCTTGGAGCGGGATTCTTCTCAACCCAGAAGGGTCAGGAAGTAGTCCACACGGGTGTTCAGCAAGTATCTTCAAGTGTTGAGATAATCGGAAGCATAATCGGATATGGTAACACAACTGGTGGATACCTCAACGGAACAACTCTTACAATCCAGCTTGCTGCGGGTGGTCAGCCGATTGACTTAAACAAAACGATAATCACAGTTTCAAGTCCCAAGCACGGATGGTCTGTAGATCTTAGCTACAACAAGTCAAATGACTTAAATAGTCTTAATGATAGCGCTGACGGTAGTCATTATGGAGTATACTGGGTTACCAATGTAAATAATCCGGGTAACCCAGCAGATGCCGATAACTACTTGGAGGAATTTGAGAAAGCGCAGATATACATAGACTTCGAAGACATATACAGAGATCTACTGAATGAATATAAGAATCCACAGCTTGAACCAAACGAAGTATTCCTAATAGAAATAAAGCCGCCTATGGGTGCTACGTATCCACTAGAGCTCAAAGTCCCACCAACGATCGACCCAACGATGGTACTGCTACAGTAA